Proteins co-encoded in one Xanthomonas campestris pv. badrii genomic window:
- a CDS encoding ABC transporter permease, with product MSTPSLLSTLWTVLRKELRDISRDRRTLALALLLSPLLYPILILGMGALSESRVRTQIDKPLDIPTLGRANAPNLVRFLAAQGLNAVDAPADLTAAIRTQDVDVALRISDSYAQDWREGRPALVEIIKDSTRREADVPSMRLQAALSGYSQQVGALRLLARGIDAQVSRPLEIAAQDLATAEAKRGQMMAMLLPVLLVITSFLGGASLILDATAGERERQSLEPLLATPAPRSAIVSGKIAAACVIGMVSLLLTLLAFKLSAQLSTSNLGRQLNVGFVPMLQMLFILVPMLFVGTSLLTYLAAAAKSMKEAQAHMTWLLLLPMLPGYALMAYPLKTQLWHFAVPFLAQNQMLLKVIRHETIDAQTWAVYLLAGFGLAALLWYAAVRRYHQERLAISG from the coding sequence ATGAGCACCCCATCATTGTTGTCCACGCTATGGACCGTGTTGCGCAAGGAACTGCGCGACATCTCACGCGACCGTCGCACCCTGGCATTGGCGTTGCTGTTGTCGCCGTTGCTGTACCCGATCCTGATCCTGGGCATGGGCGCCCTGAGCGAAAGCCGCGTGCGCACGCAGATCGACAAGCCGCTGGACATCCCCACGCTCGGTCGCGCCAACGCACCGAATCTGGTGCGGTTTCTGGCCGCGCAAGGGCTCAACGCAGTGGACGCGCCCGCCGATCTGACCGCTGCAATCCGCACACAGGATGTGGATGTGGCATTGCGCATCAGCGACAGCTACGCGCAGGATTGGCGCGAAGGCCGCCCGGCGTTGGTGGAGATCATCAAGGACAGCACCCGCCGCGAGGCCGACGTGCCCAGCATGCGCCTGCAGGCCGCACTCAGCGGTTATAGCCAGCAGGTCGGTGCATTGCGCTTGCTGGCGCGCGGTATCGATGCGCAGGTGAGCCGGCCTTTGGAAATCGCTGCGCAGGACCTGGCCACCGCCGAAGCCAAGCGCGGCCAGATGATGGCGATGCTGTTGCCGGTACTGTTGGTGATTACCTCGTTCCTGGGCGGCGCCTCGCTGATCCTGGACGCCACTGCCGGCGAGCGCGAACGCCAGTCGCTGGAGCCCTTGCTGGCCACGCCCGCGCCACGCAGCGCGATCGTCAGCGGCAAGATCGCGGCGGCCTGCGTGATCGGCATGGTGTCGTTGTTGCTCACCTTGCTGGCATTCAAGTTGAGCGCGCAGCTGTCCACCTCGAATCTGGGGCGCCAGCTCAACGTCGGCTTCGTGCCGATGCTGCAGATGCTGTTCATCCTGGTGCCGATGTTGTTCGTCGGCACCTCGCTGCTGACCTATCTGGCCGCTGCGGCCAAGAGCATGAAGGAAGCACAGGCGCACATGACCTGGCTGCTGCTGCTGCCGATGCTGCCCGGTTACGCGTTGATGGCGTATCCGCTGAAGACGCAGCTATGGCATTTCGCGGTGCCGTTCCTGGCGCAGAACCAGATGCTGCTCAAGGTGATCCGCCACGAGACCATCGATGCGCAGACCTGGGCGGTGTATCTGTTGGCGGGCTTTGGCCTGGCCGCGCTGCTGTGGTATGCGGCGGTGCGCCGGTATCACCAGGAGCGCCTGGCCATTTCCGGGTGA
- a CDS encoding ATP-binding cassette domain-containing protein — MIVVDTLHKSFKTKTGLVKAVDGVSFSAADGQITGLLGPNGAGKTTTLRMLYTLMSPDQGRVTVDGVDAARDPVTVRRALGVLPDARGVYKRLTARENIAYFGQLHGLSRTQIVQRTRLLSKALDMDDILDRQTEGFSQGQRTKTAIARALVHDPRNVILDEPTNGLDVMTTRAMRGFLQQLRAEGRCVIFSSHIMQEVAALCDRIVIVAKGTVVASGSADELRAATGEDNLEDAFVKAIGSDEGLHA, encoded by the coding sequence ATGATCGTCGTCGATACCCTGCACAAGTCGTTCAAGACCAAGACCGGGCTGGTGAAAGCCGTCGATGGGGTCAGTTTCAGCGCCGCCGATGGCCAGATCACCGGGCTGCTCGGGCCTAACGGCGCCGGCAAGACCACCACCTTGCGCATGCTCTACACGCTGATGTCGCCCGACCAGGGGCGTGTCACCGTCGATGGCGTGGATGCCGCCCGCGACCCGGTGACGGTGCGCCGCGCGCTGGGCGTGTTGCCGGATGCGCGCGGTGTCTACAAGCGGCTGACCGCACGCGAGAACATCGCCTACTTCGGCCAGTTGCATGGCCTGTCGCGCACGCAGATCGTGCAGCGCACGCGCCTGCTGTCGAAGGCGTTGGACATGGACGACATCCTCGACCGCCAGACCGAAGGCTTCAGCCAGGGCCAGCGCACCAAGACCGCGATTGCGCGGGCCTTGGTGCACGACCCGCGCAACGTGATTCTGGACGAACCCACCAACGGGCTGGATGTGATGACCACCCGCGCCATGCGCGGCTTCCTGCAGCAACTGCGTGCCGAAGGGCGCTGCGTGATCTTCTCCAGCCACATCATGCAGGAGGTGGCCGCGTTGTGCGATCGCATCGTCATCGTCGCCAAGGGCACGGTGGTGGCATCGGGCAGCGCCGACGAACTGCGTGCCGCCACCGGGGAAGACAATCTGGAAGACGCCTTCGTCAAGGCGATCGGCTCGGACGAGGGACTGCACGCATGA
- a CDS encoding TonB-dependent receptor encodes MRELRTLPRTRRLTSALLFALSTPLAAQTAPAPQSASTVPGSSQADPATLDTVQVSGIRGSLTSSMNVKRDAQGIVDGIVAEDIGKFPDTNLAESLQRISGVSIDRSLGEGSRVTVRGVGPDFNLVLLNGRQMPGASIEESNASNSRAFDFANLASESISGIEVFKTSRASTPTGGIGATINIKTARPLDNPGMHANVGLKGVHDASNENLPGRLQGDSLTPEISGIFSTTSDDGRFGVSLSGSYQERDFGYSQVGVPNGWRSFRGDSTAYGTIPQPGTAGSENIVNRPGPNDIYSVPQNLNYRVVGVERQRTNGQLVLQYKPLDNITTTLDYTYSENKIQQQRNEMSVWFNYGPSASAWTNGPVAGPITYSEIVDPATSDLATAGSKAATRNQNKSLGFNVDWAVNDQFKLNFDIHRSTAEAGADSPYGSSNSLGVSGFYRGTSVVDFSKDFPVLQQQLGFGLTGLDPSRTLVTGSAFRNSYMKSEIDQAQVNGDFTFENYSQLKFGIGSTEVKNRSAFSNVQRDTWGGNGTAADYPDDLWIPSSFAQYFDAIDGSGNPAQFDQLFLFDFERARQAAAQAAGDDALYRIAPVFTTDRRVTEKSKNAYLQWNNSWDDLRVPISLAAGVRYEETKVDAQALVPVAVGIDWVANNELPIRLADSAFSGASGKYEYWLPSLDLSFKLTEDLVLRGSYGETIGRPGWGDIQGGQTLNQIARVEGGTGQEGNPGLKPLLSHNIDVSLEWYYSDASYASVGFFRKNIDNYIGVTTRNDTSLGLNTPIGGAYWNEALGNGCASADLTCIRNYIFRNRAGAPGVVRGADDANGNATGVISGQPGDPVANFAITAPANQRSASLDGWEFNLQHMFGTSGFGVSANYTKVDSGLTYDNAVIGEQFALEGLSDSANVVGFYDKDKWQVRAAYNWRDEFLAARFDGSGQPNPVYTEAYGQLDLSIGYQWNENLSLSLEAINLTDEVQRQHGRHPNQIVYATQTGPRYMLGLRYKFW; translated from the coding sequence GTGAGAGAGCTACGCACCCTGCCGCGCACGCGGCGCTTGACGTCTGCCCTGCTGTTCGCCCTGTCGACTCCGCTGGCCGCGCAGACCGCGCCAGCGCCGCAGTCGGCCTCTACCGTCCCCGGCTCCAGCCAGGCCGACCCTGCCACCCTCGATACCGTCCAGGTCAGCGGTATCCGCGGCAGCCTCACCTCGTCGATGAACGTCAAGCGCGATGCACAGGGCATCGTCGACGGCATCGTGGCCGAGGACATCGGCAAGTTCCCCGATACCAACCTGGCCGAATCGTTGCAGCGCATCAGCGGCGTGTCGATCGACCGCTCGCTGGGCGAAGGCTCGCGCGTGACCGTGCGCGGCGTCGGCCCGGACTTCAACCTGGTGCTGTTGAACGGCCGCCAGATGCCCGGCGCCAGCATCGAGGAATCCAATGCCTCCAACTCGCGCGCGTTCGACTTCGCCAACCTGGCGTCCGAGTCGATCTCCGGCATCGAGGTGTTCAAGACCAGCCGCGCCAGCACGCCTACCGGCGGTATCGGTGCCACCATCAATATCAAGACGGCCCGCCCGCTGGACAATCCGGGCATGCATGCCAATGTGGGTCTGAAGGGCGTGCACGATGCGTCCAACGAGAACCTGCCCGGCCGCCTGCAGGGCGATTCGCTGACGCCGGAAATCTCCGGCATCTTCAGCACCACCTCGGACGATGGCCGCTTTGGCGTGTCGCTGAGCGGCAGCTACCAGGAACGCGACTTCGGCTACAGCCAGGTCGGCGTGCCCAACGGCTGGCGCTCGTTCCGTGGCGATTCCACCGCCTACGGCACCATTCCGCAGCCGGGCACGGCGGGCTCGGAGAACATCGTCAACCGTCCCGGCCCCAACGATATCTACTCGGTGCCGCAGAACCTCAACTACCGCGTGGTCGGCGTCGAACGCCAGCGCACCAACGGCCAGCTGGTGCTGCAGTACAAGCCGCTGGACAACATCACCACCACGCTGGATTACACCTACTCGGAAAACAAGATCCAGCAGCAGCGCAACGAGATGTCGGTGTGGTTCAACTACGGCCCGTCTGCCAGCGCCTGGACCAATGGGCCGGTGGCCGGCCCGATCACCTATTCGGAAATCGTCGATCCGGCCACCAGCGACCTGGCCACCGCCGGCTCCAAGGCGGCCACGCGCAACCAGAACAAGTCGCTGGGCTTCAACGTGGATTGGGCGGTGAACGATCAGTTCAAGCTCAACTTCGACATCCACCGCTCCACCGCCGAAGCCGGCGCGGACAGCCCGTATGGGTCGAGCAACTCGCTGGGCGTGTCCGGGTTCTATCGCGGCACCTCGGTGGTGGATTTCAGCAAGGATTTCCCGGTGCTGCAGCAGCAGCTGGGCTTCGGGCTGACCGGGCTGGATCCCTCGCGCACGCTGGTCACCGGCTCGGCCTTCCGCAACAGCTACATGAAGTCGGAGATCGACCAGGCGCAGGTCAACGGCGACTTCACCTTCGAAAACTATTCGCAGTTGAAGTTCGGTATCGGCAGCACCGAGGTCAAGAACCGCTCGGCGTTCTCCAACGTGCAGCGCGATACCTGGGGCGGCAACGGCACCGCGGCCGATTATCCGGATGACCTGTGGATTCCGAGCTCGTTCGCGCAGTATTTCGATGCGATCGATGGCAGCGGCAATCCGGCGCAGTTCGACCAGCTGTTCCTGTTCGACTTCGAGCGTGCACGTCAGGCCGCCGCGCAGGCTGCCGGCGATGACGCGCTGTACCGCATCGCGCCGGTGTTCACCACCGACCGCCGCGTGACCGAAAAATCCAAGAACGCCTACCTGCAGTGGAACAACAGCTGGGACGATCTGCGCGTGCCGATCAGCCTGGCCGCGGGCGTGCGTTACGAAGAAACCAAGGTGGATGCGCAGGCGCTGGTGCCGGTGGCGGTGGGCATCGACTGGGTCGCCAACAACGAGTTGCCGATCCGCCTGGCCGACTCGGCGTTCTCCGGCGCCAGCGGCAAGTACGAATACTGGCTGCCCAGCCTGGACCTGAGCTTCAAGCTCACCGAAGACCTGGTGCTGCGCGGCAGCTACGGCGAAACCATCGGCCGTCCCGGCTGGGGCGATATCCAGGGCGGGCAGACGCTCAACCAGATCGCGCGCGTGGAAGGCGGCACCGGCCAGGAAGGCAACCCCGGCCTGAAGCCGCTGCTCTCGCACAACATCGATGTCTCGCTGGAGTGGTACTACAGCGATGCCAGCTACGCCTCGGTGGGCTTCTTCCGCAAGAACATCGACAACTACATCGGCGTGACCACGCGCAACGACACCTCGCTGGGCCTGAACACACCGATTGGCGGTGCGTACTGGAACGAGGCGCTGGGCAACGGCTGCGCCTCGGCCGACCTGACCTGTATTCGCAACTACATCTTCCGCAACCGCGCCGGCGCGCCGGGGGTGGTGCGGGGTGCGGACGACGCCAACGGCAACGCCACCGGCGTGATCAGCGGGCAGCCGGGCGACCCGGTGGCCAACTTCGCCATCACCGCGCCGGCCAACCAGCGCTCGGCCTCGCTGGACGGTTGGGAATTCAATCTGCAGCACATGTTCGGCACCAGCGGCTTCGGCGTGTCGGCCAACTACACCAAGGTCGACTCCGGGCTGACCTACGACAACGCCGTGATCGGCGAGCAGTTCGCGCTGGAAGGCCTGAGCGACTCGGCCAACGTTGTCGGCTTCTACGACAAGGACAAGTGGCAGGTGCGTGCGGCCTACAACTGGCGCGACGAGTTCCTGGCCGCGCGCTTCGACGGCAGTGGCCAGCCCAACCCGGTCTATACAGAGGCCTATGGCCAGCTGGACCTGAGCATCGGCTACCAGTGGAACGAGAACCTGTCGCTGAGTCTGGAGGCGATCAACCTCACCGACGAAGTGCAGCGCCAGCACGGCCGGCATCCGAACCAGATCGTGTATGCCACCCAGACCGGCCCGCGCTACATGCTGGGCCTGCGCTACAAGTTCTGGTGA
- a CDS encoding cupin-like domain-containing protein, whose product MPAEPRAIDERHGLAAQQLDPTLLRSTTPLVLRGLVRNWPLARAGAQSAQAAAAYLRGFDRGEAVVAQVGPPEIGGRFFYNADLSGFNFRPERVPLGVVLDTLLRDLGNAQPPAIYVGSTTLDTYLPGLRAANPIALPQAAPLGSIWIGNRTRIAAHQDLPDNLACVVAGRRRFTLFPPDQLGNLYIGPLDLTPAGQPISLVDITAPDLQRFPRYAQALEHAVVAELEPGDALFIPSMWWHHVQALDGFNVLVNFWWRQSPAYMDSPMNALMLALLTVRDLPPEQRATWQEVFRHYVFEPDAHTAAHVPEAARGVLAPMDDTRARTLRARLLQRLNR is encoded by the coding sequence ATGCCGGCTGAGCCGCGCGCCATCGACGAACGCCATGGCCTGGCTGCGCAGCAGCTGGATCCGACGCTGCTGCGCTCGACCACGCCGCTGGTGCTGCGCGGGTTGGTGCGCAACTGGCCGCTGGCGCGCGCCGGCGCGCAGTCCGCGCAGGCCGCCGCCGCGTACCTGCGCGGTTTCGACCGCGGCGAGGCGGTGGTGGCGCAGGTCGGGCCGCCGGAGATCGGCGGGCGCTTCTTCTACAACGCGGACCTGAGCGGATTCAATTTCCGCCCCGAGCGCGTGCCGCTGGGCGTGGTGCTGGACACGCTGCTGCGCGACCTGGGCAACGCCCAGCCACCGGCGATCTATGTCGGCTCCACCACGCTGGACACCTACCTGCCAGGCCTGCGTGCCGCCAACCCGATCGCACTGCCGCAGGCCGCCCCGCTGGGCAGCATCTGGATCGGCAACCGCACCCGCATCGCCGCCCACCAGGACCTGCCGGACAACCTGGCCTGCGTGGTCGCCGGCCGCCGCCGCTTCACCCTGTTTCCGCCGGACCAGCTGGGCAACCTCTACATCGGCCCGCTGGATCTCACCCCGGCCGGGCAGCCGATCAGCCTGGTGGACATCACCGCGCCGGACCTGCAGCGCTTTCCGCGCTATGCCCAGGCGCTGGAGCACGCGGTGGTGGCCGAACTGGAGCCGGGCGATGCGCTGTTCATTCCCAGCATGTGGTGGCATCACGTCCAGGCGCTGGACGGCTTCAACGTGCTGGTGAATTTCTGGTGGCGGCAGAGCCCGGCCTACATGGATTCGCCGATGAACGCGCTGATGCTGGCGCTGCTCACCGTGCGCGACCTGCCGCCCGAGCAGCGCGCCACCTGGCAGGAAGTGTTCCGCCATTACGTGTTCGAGCCGGATGCGCACACCGCCGCACACGTGCCCGAGGCCGCACGCGGCGTGCTCGCGCCGATGGACGACACCCGCGCCCGCACCCTGCGCGCCCGGCTGCTGCAACGTTTGAATCGCTGA
- a CDS encoding tryptophan halogenase family protein, translated as MDPAPASDPRQRPVRRVVIAGGGTAGWMAAAALSKLLGRQLQITLVESDEIGTVGVGEATIPSLVTFHRLLEIDEAAFMAATQATFKLGIAFEHWRDVDRHYIHSFGHTGTDHWSAGFHHFWLKGQQRGVARDFGDYCLELRATQEGRFAHLPSGGMNYAYHLDAGLYARFLRRFSEGFGVQRIEGRIGQVETDPESGFLTALTLHNGTRVEGDLFIDCTGFAGLLIGKTLGVGSEDWSQWLFADSALAVQTESVGPPVTYTRARADQSGWMWRIPLQHRVGNGIVYSSRYMDQDGARAVLERNLTGRALTEPRPLRFTPNQRHRVWEKNCVALGLASGFLEPIESTNIHLIQRGIVRLLQTFPQVIHPVDIAEYNRQAADEIAHIRDFVILHYHATDRRDTPFWRDCAAMDIPDSLRHRIALFQESGRVFHRGNELFAENSWVQVMLGQGITPRQHHPVADLMGDAELSQFLEGIRQRVDATVARLPPHADFLRHHCPAAPLPGLPVRVPADAALAPPAR; from the coding sequence ATGGACCCTGCCCCCGCTTCCGATCCACGCCAGCGCCCGGTGCGGCGCGTGGTCATCGCCGGTGGCGGCACCGCCGGCTGGATGGCCGCGGCCGCCCTGTCCAAGCTGCTTGGCCGGCAGCTGCAGATCACCCTGGTGGAATCGGACGAGATCGGCACCGTGGGCGTGGGCGAAGCCACCATCCCCAGCCTGGTCACCTTCCACCGCCTGCTGGAGATCGACGAGGCGGCCTTCATGGCCGCCACCCAGGCCACCTTCAAGCTCGGCATCGCCTTCGAGCACTGGCGCGATGTGGACAGGCACTACATCCACTCCTTCGGCCATACCGGCACCGATCACTGGAGCGCAGGCTTCCACCACTTCTGGCTGAAGGGCCAGCAGCGTGGGGTGGCGCGCGACTTCGGCGACTACTGCCTGGAACTGCGCGCCACCCAGGAAGGGCGGTTTGCACACCTGCCCAGCGGTGGCATGAACTACGCCTACCATCTGGATGCCGGCCTGTACGCGCGTTTCCTGCGCCGCTTCAGCGAAGGCTTCGGCGTACAGCGCATCGAGGGGCGCATCGGCCAGGTCGAGACCGACCCGGAGAGCGGCTTCCTCACCGCGCTGACCCTGCACAACGGTACCCGCGTGGAAGGCGATCTGTTCATCGACTGCACCGGCTTTGCCGGCTTGCTGATCGGCAAGACGCTGGGCGTGGGCAGCGAGGACTGGTCGCAGTGGCTGTTCGCCGACAGCGCGCTGGCCGTGCAGACCGAGTCGGTGGGGCCACCGGTGACCTACACCCGCGCGCGCGCCGACCAGTCGGGCTGGATGTGGCGCATTCCGCTACAGCACCGGGTGGGCAACGGCATCGTCTATTCCAGCCGCTACATGGACCAGGATGGCGCCCGTGCGGTGCTGGAACGCAACCTCACCGGGCGCGCGCTCACCGAACCGCGGCCGCTGCGCTTCACCCCCAACCAGCGCCACCGCGTGTGGGAAAAGAACTGCGTGGCGCTGGGGCTGGCCAGCGGCTTCCTGGAGCCGATCGAGTCCACCAACATCCACCTGATCCAGCGCGGCATCGTGCGCCTGCTGCAGACCTTTCCGCAGGTCATCCACCCGGTGGACATCGCCGAATACAACCGCCAGGCCGCCGATGAGATCGCCCACATCCGCGATTTCGTGATCCTGCACTACCACGCCACCGATCGCCGCGACACGCCGTTCTGGCGCGACTGCGCCGCCATGGACATCCCCGACTCGCTGCGCCACCGCATTGCGCTGTTCCAGGAGAGCGGGCGGGTGTTCCATCGCGGCAACGAGTTGTTTGCGGAGAATTCGTGGGTGCAGGTGATGCTGGGCCAGGGCATCACGCCCCGCCAGCACCACCCGGTGGCCGACCTGATGGGCGATGCGGAGCTGAGCCAGTTTCTGGAGGGCATCCGCCAGCGCGTGGACGCCACCGTGGCCAGGCTGCCGCCGCATGCGGACTTTTTGCGACACCATTGCCCGGCCGCCCCGCTGCCCGGCCTCCCCGTCCGGGTGCCGGCCGACGCCGCACTGGCGCCCCCGGCACGATGA
- a CDS encoding SapC family protein — MTNAVLLNNLDHRDLRVITARGAAYGDDVMSAATFPQEFRQLQGQYPIVFHRSDSGRFQPLALLGLRLGENLFLDGARWDAPYIPLAIQRQPFLIGQQPEGPMVHVDLDSPRVSTQDGELLFREHGGTTDFLYHISQLLRTLHDGLAASDAFVERLLRYELLEPFVFEATLDNGLDCRLAGLHTVHEERLRTLGNTALLDLHRHGDLEPLYMAVASIAQFRHLLERLNRRHAG; from the coding sequence ATGACCAATGCCGTGTTGTTGAACAATCTCGATCACCGCGATCTGCGCGTGATCACCGCCCGCGGCGCCGCCTATGGCGACGACGTGATGTCGGCGGCGACGTTTCCGCAGGAATTCCGCCAGCTGCAGGGCCAGTACCCGATCGTGTTCCACCGCAGCGACAGCGGGCGGTTCCAGCCGCTGGCCTTGCTGGGCCTGCGCCTGGGCGAAAACCTGTTCCTGGATGGCGCGCGCTGGGATGCACCGTATATTCCGCTGGCGATCCAGCGCCAACCGTTCCTGATCGGCCAGCAACCGGAAGGGCCGATGGTGCACGTGGATCTGGACAGCCCGCGCGTGAGCACCCAGGACGGCGAACTGCTGTTCCGCGAACATGGCGGCACCACCGATTTCCTGTATCACATCAGCCAATTGCTGCGCACGCTGCACGACGGGCTGGCGGCCAGCGATGCCTTCGTCGAACGCCTGCTGCGTTATGAGTTGCTGGAACCGTTCGTGTTCGAAGCCACCCTGGACAATGGCCTGGACTGCCGCCTGGCCGGCCTGCACACCGTGCACGAAGAACGCCTGCGCACGCTCGGCAATACCGCCTTGCTGGACCTGCACCGCCACGGCGACCTGGAACCGCTGTACATGGCAGTGGCCTCGATCGCGCAATTCCGTCACCTGCTCGAACGCCTCAACCGCCGCCATGCCGGCTGA
- a CDS encoding energy transducer TonB: protein MLDLTQGRMARRIAPVILLVGLAACSKQEDKAATTTPAAGTTPTTQAPTPATAVSPQVQSMATEQLRESATKALQDNRMYAPAGDNAVEYYLALREKQPQDATVNSALTDLLPYTLIAAEQGISREEFPEAQRLIALIEKVDPKAPALPRLKSGLETAMKTAASRSEQDAEQAKKLAEDKAKQAAEQKRLAEQQTREAAAAQQIAAQQEAARQQAAEAERQAAAKRPAEPATPAPAAPRPTPAAAAAAPTAQSLRPISTPAPRYPPEALRAGTSGEVLVELTVGTDGSITASRVLRANPPRVFDREALNAVKRWRFEPVAAPVTTRRTLSFNPGG, encoded by the coding sequence ATGTTGGATCTGACACAGGGCCGTATGGCACGCCGGATCGCGCCGGTCATTTTGCTGGTTGGCCTGGCTGCCTGCTCCAAGCAGGAAGACAAGGCCGCCACCACCACGCCAGCTGCCGGCACCACGCCGACCACGCAGGCGCCGACGCCGGCCACCGCGGTGTCGCCGCAGGTGCAGTCGATGGCCACCGAGCAGTTGCGCGAATCGGCCACCAAGGCGCTGCAGGACAACCGCATGTACGCCCCGGCCGGCGACAACGCAGTGGAGTACTACCTGGCGCTGCGCGAGAAGCAGCCGCAGGACGCCACCGTCAACAGCGCACTGACCGACCTGCTGCCGTACACCCTGATCGCCGCCGAACAGGGCATCAGCCGCGAAGAATTTCCCGAGGCGCAGCGGCTGATTGCGCTGATCGAAAAGGTCGACCCCAAGGCACCGGCACTGCCGCGCCTGAAGAGCGGCCTGGAGACGGCCATGAAGACCGCTGCCAGCCGCTCCGAACAGGATGCCGAGCAGGCCAAGAAGCTGGCCGAGGACAAGGCCAAGCAGGCCGCAGAGCAGAAGCGCCTGGCCGAACAGCAGACCCGCGAAGCTGCCGCTGCCCAGCAGATTGCCGCCCAGCAGGAAGCCGCACGCCAGCAGGCGGCCGAAGCCGAGCGCCAAGCCGCGGCCAAACGGCCTGCCGAACCGGCAACGCCGGCGCCCGCCGCACCGCGCCCCACACCGGCGGCTGCGGCCGCTGCACCGACGGCGCAATCGCTGCGCCCGATCAGCACCCCGGCACCGCGTTACCCGCCCGAAGCGCTGCGCGCCGGCACCTCCGGCGAAGTGCTGGTGGAACTCACCGTCGGCACCGACGGCTCGATCACCGCCTCGCGCGTGCTGCGCGCCAACCCGCCGCGCGTGTTCGACCGCGAAGCGCTCAACGCCGTGAAGCGCTGGCGCTTCGAACCGGTGGCCGCACCGGTGACCACCCGCCGCACGCTGTCGTTCAACCCGGGTGGCTGA